One genomic region from Desulfobotulus pelophilus encodes:
- a CDS encoding HEAT repeat domain-containing protein → MHYFLPVLKILFPGLLASLLLGFLHIRYVIKPVLQMAEKLQTSGILAVPHGSAIHTMDGVFPSLQAAFLFVFSIGAGLSIGTFAFAWASRNLVRDSRWISIPATGLWAALLLFINHKGPVFFPSLWIFLIPAITWKNTLACIPRSQIHESPFHKPAHLLPILLLALAALPLLSKGIFLDIRDSILFSTKPGLAISNAYYRHTLSAAEVIKPVAARQIKIYASHTALPPDTEKKLTDQGWHRTETSIRPHIRLIQTSAGIDISGKGIRRTLVPDASFHAAPGRILDQATLDGDRLDPFRLLILFSLVPGFPLLLYALFFCPMRRILSSVFDRPSASIVSSILCLAAGISLLLPVHFLGKTEKGPQETEILNAYLLSEKRSQRLHAIRMAAKGRQLDLPPSLLQQYLLEGDTAERYWAAAFLGSKPSEKYWHLLLAARKDPQANVLCKTVEALALTGPALDRIPEARNAILQTLRETDHPYVQWYAFRALKKLGPLPGAQPASNSQ, encoded by the coding sequence ATGCACTATTTTTTACCCGTTCTCAAAATTTTATTCCCAGGACTGCTTGCCTCCCTTCTACTGGGATTTCTGCATATCCGATATGTAATCAAGCCCGTTCTGCAGATGGCAGAAAAACTTCAGACATCCGGTATTCTTGCCGTTCCGCACGGCTCAGCCATTCATACCATGGACGGAGTTTTTCCCTCCCTCCAGGCAGCTTTTCTCTTTGTCTTTTCCATAGGGGCAGGGCTTTCCATTGGCACTTTTGCCTTTGCATGGGCAAGTCGCAACCTTGTCCGTGACAGTCGCTGGATATCCATTCCTGCCACGGGACTATGGGCAGCGCTCCTTTTATTCATCAATCATAAAGGCCCGGTTTTTTTCCCCAGCCTCTGGATATTTCTAATTCCCGCCATCACCTGGAAAAATACGCTGGCCTGCATCCCCCGGAGCCAAATCCATGAATCCCCTTTCCACAAACCAGCCCATCTCCTTCCCATTCTCCTGCTGGCTCTTGCAGCTCTGCCCCTTCTCAGCAAGGGAATCTTTCTGGATATCCGTGACAGCATTCTGTTTTCCACAAAACCGGGCCTTGCCATCAGCAATGCCTACTATCGCCACACCCTCTCCGCCGCAGAAGTAATCAAACCGGTGGCGGCGAGACAAATCAAAATTTATGCCAGCCATACGGCCTTACCACCAGACACGGAAAAAAAACTCACCGATCAGGGGTGGCATCGCACAGAGACATCCATACGCCCCCATATCCGACTCATTCAAACCTCTGCCGGTATTGACATAAGCGGAAAAGGCATCCGCCGAACCCTGGTTCCCGACGCCAGCTTCCATGCTGCTCCGGGTAGAATTCTGGACCAGGCCACCCTTGACGGAGACCGCCTCGATCCCTTCCGTCTCCTTATTCTTTTTTCCCTTGTACCCGGCTTTCCCCTTCTTCTGTATGCGCTGTTTTTTTGTCCAATGCGCCGTATTCTCAGCTCTGTTTTTGACAGGCCGTCCGCATCCATTGTCAGTTCCATTCTCTGCCTTGCTGCGGGCATCAGCCTTCTTCTTCCCGTGCATTTTCTCGGCAAAACCGAAAAAGGTCCTCAGGAAACGGAAATCCTGAATGCCTATCTTCTGTCAGAAAAACGCAGTCAAAGACTCCATGCCATTCGTATGGCCGCAAAAGGCAGACAGCTTGATCTGCCACCATCCCTTCTTCAGCAGTACCTTTTGGAAGGAGATACGGCCGAACGCTACTGGGCAGCCGCTTTTCTCGGTTCAAAGCCATCGGAAAAATACTGGCACCTTCTCCTTGCTGCACGCAAGGACCCCCAGGCCAATGTTCTCTGCAAAACAGTCGAGGCTCTGGCACTGACAGGTCCGGCTCTTGACCGCATTCCGGAAGCCCGCAATGCCATTCTGCAGACACTCCGCGAAACCGACCACCCTTATGTGCAATGGTACGCTTTTCGCGCATTAAAAAAGCTGGGCCCCCTTCCCGGAGCACAGCCTGCATCCAACAGCCAATAA